Proteins from one Candidatus Omnitrophota bacterium genomic window:
- a CDS encoding DUF3108 domain-containing protein, giving the protein MKSFFLSVFLLLGTAVCAAPAPFSAGEVMTYDIKQGFMKVGRATLTFPGEVQYEGRRLFLIVFRADGFNFYDKEEIYLDPDTLFPVVVLRDLNIFGAKEKIREDYLQGAKKIYLHKFARGKETQQVIAVDGAVDNIYGFIYRYRRSGSFRAGEDLDIVLPTQKLKIGIVRPERIKAAGRKAASLYMESNPAKYKIWFSIDGRHIPFQISGAVGIANTIMVITDYKG; this is encoded by the coding sequence ATGAAGTCATTTTTTCTTTCAGTATTTTTGCTGTTGGGTACGGCGGTTTGTGCCGCGCCCGCGCCGTTTAGCGCCGGGGAGGTCATGACGTACGACATCAAGCAAGGGTTCATGAAGGTGGGCCGGGCGACCCTGACATTTCCCGGTGAAGTGCAGTATGAAGGCCGGCGCTTGTTTTTGATCGTTTTCAGGGCTGATGGTTTTAATTTTTATGACAAGGAAGAGATCTATCTGGACCCGGACACGCTTTTTCCGGTCGTCGTTCTGCGCGACTTGAACATTTTCGGCGCAAAAGAAAAGATCCGTGAGGACTATCTGCAGGGGGCCAAAAAGATCTACCTGCACAAATTTGCCCGGGGCAAAGAGACCCAACAGGTGATCGCTGTTGATGGCGCGGTGGATAATATTTACGGGTTCATCTACCGTTACCGCCGCAGCGGCTCATTTCGGGCGGGTGAGGACCTGGACATCGTTTTACCGACGCAGAAATTGAAAATAGGCATTGTCAGGCCGGAACGCATCAAAGCGGCCGGCCGCAAAGCGGCAAGTTTATACATGGAAAGCAACCCGGCCAAATACAAAATATGGTTTAGCATTGACGGCCGTCACATTCCGTTCCAGATCAGCGGTGCTGTGGGGATCGCCAATACCATTATGGTGATCACGGATTACAAGGGGTAG